The Plasmodium brasilianum strain Bolivian I chromosome 14, whole genome shotgun sequence genome contains a region encoding:
- a CDS encoding hypothetical protein (Plasmodium exported protein): MNIVRLLLHVIAVTFVIWKSHSCYDMKDPIKYSVNKKNILERTIERKFSRILSSVENISNLNDEDCEVPYIRYIDDSDSEEDEPLSDEEDKKIIDYQFSEKVDKKYGLLFVDMRNKYIEFTELMDTKWRNKMWNEKWFKYLKTLYYDLHKYIVRSNLPISSRDCIFLRLLRLIQDDFKMFLNWVDAEWNKKLNQSKI, from the exons ATGAATATAGTTAGACTTTTGTTACACGTTATCGCTGTAACATTTGTAATTTGGAAGTCCCATAGTTGCTATGACATGAa AGATCCCATTAAATATTCAGtcaataaaaagaatatattggAACGTACAATAGAGAGAAAATTTTCAAGAATTTTAAGTTCAGTAGAGAATATCTCAAATTTGAATGATGAAGACTGTGAAGTACCatatataagatatatagACGATTCAGACTCGGAGGAGGATGAACCACTATCGGATGAGGAAGATAAAAAGATTATTGATTATCAATTTTCTGAAAAAGtggataaaaaatatggctTACTCTTTGTAGATATGCGCaacaaatatattgaatTTACGGAACTAATGGACACTAAGTGGAGAAATAAAATGTGGAATGAAAAATGGTTTAAATACTTAAAAACCTTGTATTATgatttacataaatacattgTCCGTTCTAATCTTCCTATAAGCTCTCGGGATTGTATTTTCTTAAGATTACTTCGTCTTATTCAGGatgattttaaaatgtttttaaattgGGTAGATGCTGAATGGAATAAGAAGTTGAATCAAAGTAagatataa
- a CDS encoding hypothetical protein (Plasmodium exported protein (PHIST)), with protein MSKLINMENRNLIKFTFLLCFAQSTVGVLFVALCNIYISKSSTVSEVNLSYTYVRKLCENYISEKSMIDKDYMERALEIDYTTESFKIKNFLKEKNSDKQRTITYESLHKNKTVEKTLDDIFGIPESCKIYEFHTSIYNEKLNNIINSLKHKPSRRDMYNIWNEINFNERNKYISVIEQMYKIYKYLGKVYKINKYFGKKEWKKCFREFKIFVRERKNYLNYYFTNVINDKSTTLREFKYFLNFSVNISNILMKKAIDKCLIILNTGMLHSSTLDLDPSILNELNKNVSFYKCKRISYK; from the exons ATGagtaaattaataaatatggaaaatagaaatttgataaaatttaCGTTTTTGCTATGCTTTGCTCAGTCCACTGTAGGAGTGTTATTTGTGGCCTTATGC aacatatatatatctaaaagTAGTACTGTTTCGGAAGTGAATTTAAGTTACACATATGTAAGAAAATTATGTGAGAATTATATAAGTGAGAAAAGTATGATAGATAAAGATTATATGGAAAGAGCTTTAGAAATAGACTATACTACAgaatcttttaaaattaaaaatttcttaaaagaaaaaaattctgaTAAACAGCGTACGATAACTTATGAATCAttgcataaaaataagaCAGTAGAAAAAACATTAGATGATATATTTGGAATCCCAGAGAGTtgtaaaatttatgaatttcATACgtcaatatataatgaaaaattaaataatattattaattcattaaaaCATAAACCATCAAGGAGggatatgtataatatttggaatgaaattaattttaatgagagaaataaatatattagtgtAATAGAACaaatgtacaaaatatataaatatttaggaaaggtatacaaaataaacaaatattttggaaaaaaggaatggaaaaaatgctttcgtgaatttaaaattttcgtGAGAGAGAGAAAGAAttacttaaattattattttactaatGTAATTAACGATAAGTCAACAACATTGCgagaatttaaatatttccttAATTTTAGTGTAAATATTTCTAACATTTTGATGAAGAAAGCAATAGATAAAtgcttaattattttaaatacagGAATGCTACACAGTAGTACCTTAGATTTGGATCCAtcaattttaaatgaattaaataaaaatgtttcattttataaatgtaaaagaatatcatataaataa
- a CDS encoding hypothetical protein (Plasmodium exported protein): MMEKISNLSFLTKFVTFTLFFWVSHYSNESSPFGKLWNKKNNQSSNSLKIGASRLLKGQADVIDEQRNAYLREQLMGMLDNTEDDITFAKQFNVLMKENSGQNEFNKYANVDKSMDACNYDGEFSKIYNLYVNNNNSEKKSNPIYVKDDLAKKNNSLKQDNNTSKRNTQNSGNDFENLHNSFKFNMKSSGNRNKQKNESSLSKKSDSSTSLAKTANSPNINMHNKSDKEKYSLKEDSTSLANRANALKYAQNIQILLNKFKYFNNMETAVSELKKDSKTKKLIDELIQGNVMENFFYMLKYADDSKDILNDLNNNDNIEKLLYVLKFFDNGKTSNEKKMTFSDVQSKGKKVLKIKRSLITSFIINVFKKFDQMYENQLYSLFNNSDKTNLKDASDFKKAMHYIGYMKIFIPIIASFLLIGFFIAAQEVAKYVIIVLSILASTGYTLFKAKKCYYKNKVAKAKSNNK; encoded by the exons atgatggaaaaaattagtaaCTTAAGTTTCTTAACGAAATTTGTTACCTTTACCTTGTTTTTTTGGGTATCTCATTACTCTAATGAG TCAAGTCCTTTTGGTAAATTATGGAACAAGAAAAACAACCAAAGTAGCAATTCATTGAAGATAGGTGCCAGTAGATTGTTAAAAGGACAAGCAGACGTAATAGATGAACAAAGAAATGCATATCTAAGAGAACAATTAATGGGAATGCTAGATAATACTGAAGATGATATTACCTTTGCAAAACAATTTAATGTTTTAATGAAAGAGAATTCTGGCcaaaatgaatttaataaatatgcaaatgTTGATAAATCCATGGATGCATGCAACTATGATGGTGAATTTAGtaagatatataatttatatgtgaaTAACAATAATTCTGAAAAGAAATCGAATCCAATATATGTTAAAGATGatttagcaaaaaaaaataattcattaaaaCAAGATAATAATACTTCAAAACGAAACACTCAAAATTCTGGTAAtgattttgaaaatttacataattcatttaaatttaatatgaaaTCATCTGGAAACAGAAACAAGcagaaaaatgaaagtaGTTTGTCAAAAAAGAGTGATTCAAGTACCAGCTTAGCCAAAACAGCTAATTCTCCAAATATAAACATGCATAACAAATCagacaaagaaaaatattcattaaaagAGGATAGTACTTCTCTTGCAAACAGAGCAAATGCTTTGAAATATGCGCAGAACATTCAAATACttcttaataaatttaaatattttaataatatggaAACTGCAGTTTCTGAATTAAAGAAAGATTCTAAAACCAAAAAACTTATTGATGAGTTAATACAAGGTAATGTTATggaaaatttcttttatatgttaaaatatgCAGATGATTCTAAGGATATACTTaatgatttaaataataatgataacataGAAAAGCTACTCtatgtattaaaattttttgataatgGTAAAAcctcaaatgaaaaaaaaatgacattTTCAGATGTACAATCGAAAGGAAAGAAggtgttaaaaataaagagaagtTTGATCAcatcatttataattaatgtgTTCAAAAAATTCGACCAAATGTATGAAAATCAGTTATAcagtttatttaataattcagATAAAACCAATTTGAAAGATGCAAgtgattttaaaaaagctATGCACTATATTggatatatgaaaatttttataccaATTATAGCAAGTTTTTTACTTATAGGATTTTTTATTGCAGCGCAAGAAGTTgcaaaatatgttataatagTTCTATCTATTCTAGCATCAACCGGTTACACTTTGTTTAAAGCAAAGAAATGctattataagaataaagTTGCAAAAGcgaaaagtaataataaataa